The nucleotide window GATCAAATCAAACGATTTATTCGTAACTTCTGTATTATCTGGTAACCGTAACTTCGAAGGCCGTGTACACCCATTAGTAAAAGCTAACTTCTTAGCATCACCACCATTAGTTGTAGCTTACGCTTTAGCTGGTACTGTAGACATCGATTTACAAAAAGACGCTATCGCAGTAACTCCAGAAGGCAAAGAAGTATTCTTCGCTGATATCTGGCCATCAACTGAAGAAGTTAACGAAGTATTAAACCGTGTTGTAACGCGTGAATTATTCCAAAAAGAATACGAAACAGTATTCACTGCGAACGAAGCTTGGAATGCAATCGAAACTTCAACTGAAAACTTATATACTTTCGATGATAAATCAACTTACATCCAAAACCCACCATTCTTCACTGGTCTTTCTAAAGAGCCAGGTGCGATCCAAACTTTAGAAGGATTACGTGTAATGGCTAAGTTCGGTGACTCTATCACTACTGACCACATCTCTCCTGCAGGTGCAATCGGTAAAGATACACCAGCTGGTAAGTATTTAATTGAAAACGGCGTAGCTATCCGTGATTTCAACTCTTACGGTTCACGTCGTGGTAACCACGAAGTAATGATGCGTGGTACATTCGCTAACATCCGTATCCGTAACCAAATCGCTCCAGGTACAGAAGGTGGTTTCACTACTTACTGGCCAACAGGTGAAGTTGAGTACATTTACGATGCATGCATGAAGTACCAAGAAGCAGGTACTGGCTTAGTAGTATTAGCTGGTAACGACTACGGTATGGGTTCTTCTCGTGACTGGGCTGCTAAAGGTACATTCTTACTAGGCGTTAAAACTGTAATCGCACAATCTTATGAGCGTATCCACCGTTCAAACCTTGTAATGATGGGTGTATTACCACTTCAATACATGGCTGGCGAATCTGCTGATACTTTAGGATTAAAAGGTGATGAAACAATCTCAGTTAACTTAACTGACAATGTTAAACCACGTGACATCTTAACAGTAACTGCTACTTCTCCAGAAGGTAAAGTAACTGAATTCAAAGCGTTAGCTCGTTTCGATTCAGAAGTAGAAGTAGATTACTACCGTCACGGTGGTATCTTACAAATGGTATTACGTGCAAAAGCTGCTGAGTAACTCTTTGTAAATACTTTTAAAAAAAGGTAAAGTCCTTGCGACTTTACCTTTTTTTTATTTTAAAATGGTTCTACAATATTTGTTGGGGTGTTCATACAAATTCACATAAAAAAAGCACAAAATCACACTTTTTTATATACTTGAATTGACTAGAAACAAGATATAGAAAGGTGATTTGTGCTCTATGAATTTTACCATGAACATCCCAGGATTAAAAGAAGTAATCATCAATGAAATGACGGAACAGAAGAATCGAATTGTTCTTCATGTTTCGATGCCTCAAAAAGAACATACTTGCCCAGATTGTGGTCAATTAACAGATAAAGTTCACGATTATCGTATTCAAAAAATCAAACATTTAAAGTGGTTTGAACGTTTAACCGTTCTCTTTTATAAAAGACGCCGTTACCGCTGTTCTTGTGGCAAAAGATTTAGTGAAGATTCCCCTTTTGTCGAGCGTTACCAACGCTTTTCAAAGGAATGGAATCAGGTTGTTCGTATTCGTTCGGTTAAAGCGAAAACTTTTAAAGAAGCAGCAGATGTACTTGGTACATCTTCATCAACAGTGATTCGACGCTTTAAACAGCTTGTTCATCAATTACCAGAAAAGGTACGTTTACCAAAAGCGATTGCGATCGATGAATTTAAAGCAGATACAGATGCTGGAACTTATCAACTGATAATCGCAAACGCAGATACACATGAACCTATTGATATTTTGCCAAATCGTAGAAAAGAAACAATTAAACACTATCTTCAAGAAAATGGGGCAGATGTCGAAATCGTTGTGATGGATATGAATCCTAGCTTTAAAGCAGCAGTAAAGAAGGCTTTAAATCGTCCTGTTATTGTGGCTGACCGTTTTCATTACTGTCGCTATATTCATTGGGCTGTGGATGAAGTACGTCGGAAAGTCCAAAATGAATGGAATTCTTATGACCGTAAAAAGGCGAAGCGAATGCGCTATGTCTTGCATAAGGATGAACACAAATTAACCGAAAAAGAACGTTGGTACTTAAATCGTTATATCAATATGTCCACTGAATTGAAGGAAGCACATGAATTAAAAGAACTTTATAAGAAGTGGCAACGAGAATCGAAAAAAGAAAGTGTATCAGAAGTGAAAGTGAAATTATATGACTTCTACCGAAAGGTTGAAGAAACAAAAAATCCAGCCTTTTTAAAAGCAATAAAAACGTTTAAGAACTGGCAAAAAGAAATTCTAAATAGCTATGCATTTGGTTATTCTAATGGATTTTTAGAAGGGATTAAAAATACCTCCAAAGTATTAAAAAGGAATGCCTATGGATTCCGTAAATTTGAACACTATAAAGCAAAGATATTACTAAATCATGTATATAAAAATGTAGGGATTCACCTTGGTTAATAGAAAGTTGATTGGAATGGAGGGCGGCAGACTCCAGCGGGAACAGCACGACGCCTGAGACTACAGGCTCAGGCCGTGCCCGCGGAAAGCGTCCGCCCGTAATGGAAATCAACGGACTATATTAGAAACAACAAAAAGAGGCAGTGCCAATTGAAGAATCAATATGACACTACCCCAACATTTTACTTAGAACCTTTAAAATTACAATTTTTCAAATTTTTTTTTAAAAAAACTATAAAATGTAGAAATTTTAAATAGTTTTCGATAATATCAATATTGTAGTACAAATTAATTTTTGGGGGTAGAACGATGTCGAAAAAACGTAAAATGTATTCAGTTGCTACTGTGTCGGCTGTAACAGCTGCAATCGTAGGAGTAACAGGTGTATCAGCAGAAACGCAAATTTTTAAAGATGTGGAAGAATCACATCCATATTATGCAGGTATTCAAGTACTAGCAAGTGCTGGAATCATTGAAGGGTTTGGCGATGGTACATTCAAGCCGGACGCAACGATCACACGTGGTCAAGCAGCTAAAATGATTGCAAATGTACTAAAATTAGATACTGGAAATGTTGTAAATCCGGGCTTTACAGATGTGAAAGAAGAACACTATTACTATAGTTCGGTTGCTGCTTTAGTTTCAACAGGCTTTATTAAAGGCTTTGCCGATAACACATTCCGACCAAATGATACGATTACACATAGTCAATTATTAATGATTTTTGAAAATGTAGCTTCTCTTGTAGATTTACAGGAAATCTTAAAACAAGTAAATATTGAAGTAAACCCTACAAAACAATTGCAACGAGGAGAATTAGCAAGCGTTTTAGCTGTAGTATTAACATCAAGCCTACCAACTCCACAACCAGATCCAGAGGTAACGCCAGACCCAGTTCCAGAACAGCAAATTGAATCCGACTATACAATGTCGTTAATGCATTTTAATGATTCGCATGCGCGTGTTGAAAACTTCCCGAAATTAATGACTGCAGTAAATGAAGTACGTAAAGAAAACCCAGAAGCTTTATTATTACACGCTGGAGATGTCTTTAACGGCACACTTTACTTCAATGAATTCCATGGTAAAGCAGACTTACCGTTTTTAAATGCTTTAAAGGTGGACTATTTTACGTTAGGAAATCATGAGTTTGATTTAGGCTCTTCTCCAGAAGGTCATCAGGCTTTAGTAGACTTTATTAAAGGGGCAAATTTCCCAGTCGTTTCTTCTAATGTAGATTTTTCAGGAGATGCGAAGTTTACCGGTTTATTCTCTGATTTAATTAGTAGTGAACCAGAAAACGGTAAAATTTACTCGGGTATTGTGAAAGAAATTAATGGGGAAAAGGTTGGTATTTTTGGCTTAACTACTGCTGAGACAGAATCGATTGCTTCTCCAGGCGCAGTTAAATTTGAAAACTATATTGAAGAAGCAAAAAAAGCTGTAAAAGCATTTGAAGATAAAGGTGTAAATAAAATTATCGCGCTAACGCATATCGGATTTGATGACAATGCGTTGGTAGACAACGATCAAGAACTTGCAAAAGCAGTTCCTGGAATCGATATTATTGTTGGTGGTCACTCACATACTCGATTGGATGAACCATTTATTGTTGATACAAATACAGTTGGTGAGAAAAAGGATGCAACATTAATTGTCCAAGCTTATCAATATGCTGATTATTTAGGTACTTTAGATGTTGGATTCGATGAAAAGGGTGTAGTAGTAGCTCACAATGGGAAACTATTAAAAATTGCTGATTATGTAGATGATGCAGAAGGATTAAAATTATTAGCGCCGTTTAAGGAAAAAGTTGATACTATTTCTTCTATAGAAATTGGCGTAACATTAACAGAAGCATTAGTGACACCGCGTTCATCTGAGGGAGTAGGAATAAGTGTACGTAGTAGTGAAACTGCCCTTGGTAATATTATTACGGACGGTATGCTAGCAAAAGCAAAGCAATTTACGAAGAAAAAT belongs to Solibacillus sp. FSL R7-0682 and includes:
- a CDS encoding ISL3 family transposase, translated to MNFTMNIPGLKEVIINEMTEQKNRIVLHVSMPQKEHTCPDCGQLTDKVHDYRIQKIKHLKWFERLTVLFYKRRRYRCSCGKRFSEDSPFVERYQRFSKEWNQVVRIRSVKAKTFKEAADVLGTSSSTVIRRFKQLVHQLPEKVRLPKAIAIDEFKADTDAGTYQLIIANADTHEPIDILPNRRKETIKHYLQENGADVEIVVMDMNPSFKAAVKKALNRPVIVADRFHYCRYIHWAVDEVRRKVQNEWNSYDRKKAKRMRYVLHKDEHKLTEKERWYLNRYINMSTELKEAHELKELYKKWQRESKKESVSEVKVKLYDFYRKVEETKNPAFLKAIKTFKNWQKEILNSYAFGYSNGFLEGIKNTSKVLKRNAYGFRKFEHYKAKILLNHVYKNVGIHLG
- a CDS encoding 5'-nucleotidase C-terminal domain-containing protein; the protein is MSKKRKMYSVATVSAVTAAIVGVTGVSAETQIFKDVEESHPYYAGIQVLASAGIIEGFGDGTFKPDATITRGQAAKMIANVLKLDTGNVVNPGFTDVKEEHYYYSSVAALVSTGFIKGFADNTFRPNDTITHSQLLMIFENVASLVDLQEILKQVNIEVNPTKQLQRGELASVLAVVLTSSLPTPQPDPEVTPDPVPEQQIESDYTMSLMHFNDSHARVENFPKLMTAVNEVRKENPEALLLHAGDVFNGTLYFNEFHGKADLPFLNALKVDYFTLGNHEFDLGSSPEGHQALVDFIKGANFPVVSSNVDFSGDAKFTGLFSDLISSEPENGKIYSGIVKEINGEKVGIFGLTTAETESIASPGAVKFENYIEEAKKAVKAFEDKGVNKIIALTHIGFDDNALVDNDQELAKAVPGIDIIVGGHSHTRLDEPFIVDTNTVGEKKDATLIVQAYQYADYLGTLDVGFDEKGVVVAHNGKLLKIADYVDDAEGLKLLAPFKEKVDTISSIEIGVTLTEALVTPRSSEGVGISVRSSETALGNIITDGMLAKAKQFTKKNVIMALQNGGGIRAEIPAGNVTTGQVITVLPNGNTLALMDVTGAELKAAFEHSVKDAPKEHGGFLHIAGAKLEYDSSKEAGARVVSLKYFDEATKAYVDIKDNETYTVATNAFTAIGGDNYEVFKKAYAENRVTDLGLSDWENLKEQLLSLKEVKYTTEGRITDVAAPKTK